GGTTGGCCGATTAGGGATTTGCCTCGAGGATTTCTTTTTTTGGGTCAAACTGATTTAGCTTTCTATATTTGGAAAGTTCCTCTTCCCGCATTAATCATGGTTTTTTTTGTCATTATTTCATACATCTATTTGAGTAAAACCAAGGGTGGATATCATATTTATGCAGTGGGAGGAAATGAATATGCAGCATCGCTGGCCGGTATTGATGCAAAGCGGGTAAAATATGTTATTTATTCATTATCCGGTTTATTTGCTGCGGTTGGTGGGATTCTTATGACTTCTCGTCTGGGGGTAGCAGCACCAACGGCTGCTCAAGGATATGAGTTAGATATCATTGCTGCGGCAGTTATTGGCGGCATTAGTCTGAATGGTGGAGAGGGAAATGTTTGGGGAGCGTTAGTGGGAGCAGCCATTATGCAAATTCTTCGTAACGCATTAGTACTGGTAGGTTTCCCCGCTTATTGGCAATCCTCAGCTATCGGTGCTGTAATTATTAGCGCTGTAATGATCGACCAGTATCGGAAAAGACGTATCTGAGGGGGATAATGAGATGAATGAAGAAAAGCAGAAGGATCTAACCCCAATTCAAAACACTCAACCAATTCTTGAGTTGAAAGGAATTTGCAAATACTTTGGTGGGATTCATGCTCTTGAAAATGTCGATTTTGCCGTTTTTCCAAAAGAGATCGTTGCCATTGTTGGTGATAATGGAGCAGGAAAATCCACCTTAATAAAAATTATTGCC
This sequence is a window from Candidatus Atribacteria bacterium ADurb.Bin276. Protein-coding genes within it:
- the rbsC_17 gene encoding Ribose transport system permease protein RbsC produces the protein MLPPPKTEFDAETTISPQLGIFTRLLNNQLTTIVIILFLMIFLLGSFTRTFLTANNIFNVLRAFSWIAIASFGQSMVIIGGGIDLSSGSTMAFAGIMTAMMLSYGFGVLVSILIGLGFGVFIGFINGILVSRAKLPPFIATLGMLSILRGFCYGLTSGWPIRDLPRGFLFLGQTDLAFYIWKVPLPALIMVFFVIISYIYLSKTKGGYHIYAVGGNEYAASLAGIDAKRVKYVIYSLSGLFAAVGGILMTSRLGVAAPTAAQGYELDIIAAAVIGGISLNGGEGNVWGALVGAAIMQILRNALVLVGFPAYWQSSAIGAVIISAVMIDQYRKRRI